AATGATTTCAAGCATCAGAACCCCGAAGCTGAACACATCTGACTTAGCCGAGAATAGTCCTTCTCTGAAGTACTCAGGACACATATAGCCACTGTACATATATCAAACACAAGAAATTATTATCAAAACCTGATCAAAGGAACCCTCTCTTTGTTTCTTCTGGTCACTCTTGAGAGAACTTACAATGTTCCAGCAACTCTTCTAGTGTTGGCTTTGGATTCTTGGGCTCCAAATATCCGAGCCATCCCAAAATCCGATATCTTCGGATTCATATCCTCATCCAGCAAAATGTTACTGGCTTTGATGTCTCTGTGTATTACTTTCAATCTCGAGTACTTGTGAAGGTACAAAAGCCCTTGAATGATCCCTTCCATGATCCTGAACCGCAGCCTCCAATCTAAAACATTTTTCCTCAATGGATCTGCACAAAATAGATTTGGCATTTCAGAAATCAGTTTCTTCCAAACATAGATTCttggaattttttaaaaaagaaagctCACCAAAGAGGAAGTAATCAAGGCCCTTGTTGGGCATGTATTCATAAATCAACATTTTCTCATCCTTCTCAATGCAACATCCTAGCAACTGAACGAGATTCGTGTGTTGAAGTTTTGCAATAAGCATGGCCTCGTTCTTGAACTCCACCAGTCCTTGCCCTGATGCCATTGATAGTCTCTTGATCGCCACTTCTTCCCCACTTATCAACATCCCCTTATACACCGGACCAAAACCTCCTTCACCGAGCAAGTTCTCATCAGAGAAGTAATCTGTTGCCAAGGCTACACTCTCAAagctaaaaatattaagttcATTATTATTCTTCCTTGCACTTCTCCTGTGCCTGCCTCTCCTATCAATTCCCAGTTCACGCAGTAACAATTCGCGATCTACTGCTGAACCATACCTCAGTGTTAGAAGCCTCCTCCCAATGAAACCATTCActataataatataacaaaCATTATTCTTAATTTTCCATAACGACAATTAAccttatacaaaaaaaattattcagtaGAGGCATACTTGGTTGAATGATTTTCCTCCATAGATAGCTAAACGCCGCCTTACTTGGTTGAATGATTTTCTCCCGTGAAAAGTAAAAAGCGGCCTTGCTTAGTTGAATGATTTTCCCACGTAAAAAGTAGAATGTTTTGCGGAATATATTAGTTACTGGAATTCATCACACACAGAACAAAAGAAGTGAACTTGTTAGTAAGAACACCATAGAGAAGAATGTGATTCTGATAACactttgttttaccttttacTTTATACTTATAGATGATGAAGCCAATCACAAGTATGGTTAGAAAGAGCGATGCTCCAACAATTAGCCAAACTACTGGATTTCCATTGTCTCTGTCTCCCCCAAAGCCCGGATAATTATTTCCCGAATCACTTTCCATACATGTCGGACCTTGTTCACGAATATATATACTTCTGGAAGTAGGAGAAGAAGACGACCTGTTGTTGGTAGGATCAGTATACCACAGCTTGCAGGGATCAGTCCATATCTCGCAGCCCGTACCATCCACATTGGTTGAGGCATAGGCAACACAAGAACAGTTCTGCAGACATATAACATGGCAATCAGCTGAACTAAGTCTTCCACCAGTCTCATTAAGCACAGATCCACTGCCTAGTAAAGCTGGTCCTGCCTTTTTGAAATAGGTAGAGCGAAAGGGATTGCAGTTCAGGAACCCATGTGCCATATCAGGAACTGTGCATCCAGCCTGCAAACAATCCCTGGATTTGTTCCCATAACAATCGCTGGAATTTTTTTCATACCAACCTCTGGATTTTCCCCCATACTGATCACTGTACTCTCTCTCATACTGATCCGTATACCCATCTCTGATCTCTTTCTCATACCAATCCCTGTACTCTTTCTCATACCGACCGCTGTAATCTTGCCTATACCGATCCCTGGAACTGACCTCTTTAGTCAAAGTGAAAGGAGAGCAACGGACATGTGCTAGCTCTCTGTCAAGCCTGTTTATACGCAAAAAACCATGTTGGTCTATCGTTATGGTGGGAAACACTGTTTCAGGATAGCGGCGATCAACTGAAAACATGAAGTTGCGTTCACTCTCTGTTGAGTTAAAAGAGAAGACCGATTCGTAGTTGTTGAATGCCTCCAAGGAGAAACGACCTTTGAACCAGAGGCCGCTTGCCCAATACCTTTTTCCACGCCACAAGATGGTCAATAAGTTTGATATATTGGCATCCATCCCAAATACAAAAGATCCAGAAGCTGGTAAAGTATCACTTAGCCCTGATCTCAGCTCCCATCTCTTCTTGGTCTTGACGTTGAAACCGAGTTTCATCCCAGGGAGAAGAGTATCAGTCGGATAATCAAAGCTCTGCCACAGAACCCTCGTGGATCCACCAGGACCCATCTCCGTGAGCTGGAGATTTCCGGAATCCAACAGCTTGAGGGTAGTGTTTCCAGTGCTTTCAGTAGAAC
The window above is part of the Brassica napus cultivar Da-Ae chromosome C3, Da-Ae, whole genome shotgun sequence genome. Proteins encoded here:
- the LOC106389070 gene encoding G-type lectin S-receptor-like serine/threonine-protein kinase CES101 isoform X2, translating into MCTILAFLTLSLLLGESCCQTDTLLQGQFLKDGQELVSAFNIFKLKFFNFKNSRKLYLGVWYNNLYLNDVQDRPVWIANRDNPIPRRPGSLMIDSLGRLKILRGGASSLLLNLSSTESTGNTTLKLLDSGNLQLTEMGPGGSTRVLWQSFDYPTDTLLPGMKLGFNVKTKKRWELRSGLSDTLPASGSFVFGMDANISNLLTILWRGKRYWASGLWFKGRFSLEAFNNYESVFSFNSTESERNFMFSVDRRYPETVFPTITIDQHGFLRINRLDRELAHVRCSPFTLTKEVSSRDRYRQDYSGRYEKEYRDWYEKEIRDGYTDQYEREYSDQYGGKSRGWYEKNSSDCYGNKSRDCLQAGCTVPDMAHGFLNCNPFRSTYFKKAGPALLGSGSVLNETGGRLSSADCHVICLQNCSCVAYASTNVDGTGCEIWTDPCKLWYTDPTNNRSSSSPTSRSIYIREQGPTCMESDSGNNYPGFGGDRDNGNPVVWLIVGASLFLTILVIGFIIYKYKVKVTNIFRKTFYFLRGKIIQLSKAAFYFSREKIIQPMNGFIGRRLLTLRYGSAVDRELLLRELGIDRRGRHRRSARKNNNELNIFSFESVALATDYFSDENLLGEGGFGPVYKGMLISGEEVAIKRLSMASGQGLVEFKNEAMLIAKLQHTNLVQLLGCCIEKDEKMLIYEYMPNKGLDYFLFDPLRKNVLDWRLRFRIMEGIIQGLLYLHKYSRLKVIHRDIKASNILLDEDMNPKISDFGMARIFGAQESKANTRRVAGTFGYMCPEYFREGLFSAKSDVFSFGVLMLEIICGRKNNSFHRDSEGPLNLIVHVWNLFKENRVGEVIDPSLGDSALENPQVLRCFQVALLCVQEKPEDRPSMLDVVSMIYGDGNNALSLPKEPAFYDGPRRSSPDTEVGQPESENASVNRVSITVMEAR
- the LOC106389070 gene encoding G-type lectin S-receptor-like serine/threonine-protein kinase CES101 isoform X1, translating into MCTILAFLTLSLLLGESCCQTDTLLQGQFLKDGQELVSAFNIFKLKFFNFKNSRKLYLGVWYNNLYLNDVQDRPVWIANRDNPIPRRPGSLMIDSLGRLKILRGGASSLLLNLSSTESTGNTTLKLLDSGNLQLTEMGPGGSTRVLWQSFDYPTDTLLPGMKLGFNVKTKKRWELRSGLSDTLPASGSFVFGMDANISNLLTILWRGKRYWASGLWFKGRFSLEAFNNYESVFSFNSTESERNFMFSVDRRYPETVFPTITIDQHGFLRINRLDRELAHVRCSPFTLTKEVSSRDRYRQDYSGRYEKEYRDWYEKEIRDGYTDQYEREYSDQYGGKSRGWYEKNSSDCYGNKSRDCLQAGCTVPDMAHGFLNCNPFRSTYFKKAGPALLGSGSVLNETGGRLSSADCHVICLQNCSCVAYASTNVDGTGCEIWTDPCKLWYTDPTNNRSSSSPTSRSIYIREQGPTCMESDSGNNYPGFGGDRDNGNPVVWLIVGASLFLTILVIGFIIYKYKVKVTNIFRKTFYFLRGKIIQLSKAAFYFSREKIIQPSKAAFSYLWRKIIQPMNGFIGRRLLTLRYGSAVDRELLLRELGIDRRGRHRRSARKNNNELNIFSFESVALATDYFSDENLLGEGGFGPVYKGMLISGEEVAIKRLSMASGQGLVEFKNEAMLIAKLQHTNLVQLLGCCIEKDEKMLIYEYMPNKGLDYFLFDPLRKNVLDWRLRFRIMEGIIQGLLYLHKYSRLKVIHRDIKASNILLDEDMNPKISDFGMARIFGAQESKANTRRVAGTFGYMCPEYFREGLFSAKSDVFSFGVLMLEIICGRKNNSFHRDSEGPLNLIVHVWNLFKENRVGEVIDPSLGDSALENPQVLRCFQVALLCVQEKPEDRPSMLDVVSMIYGDGNNALSLPKEPAFYDGPRRSSPDTEVGQPESENASVNRVSITVMEAR
- the LOC106389070 gene encoding G-type lectin S-receptor-like serine/threonine-protein kinase CES101 isoform X3; the protein is MIDSLGRLKILRGGASSLLLNLSSTESTGNTTLKLLDSGNLQLTEMGPGGSTRVLWQSFDYPTDTLLPGMKLGFNVKTKKRWELRSGLSDTLPASGSFVFGMDANISNLLTILWRGKRYWASGLWFKGRFSLEAFNNYESVFSFNSTESERNFMFSVDRRYPETVFPTITIDQHGFLRINRLDRELAHVRCSPFTLTKEVSSRDRYRQDYSGRYEKEYRDWYEKEIRDGYTDQYEREYSDQYGGKSRGWYEKNSSDCYGNKSRDCLQAGCTVPDMAHGFLNCNPFRSTYFKKAGPALLGSGSVLNETGGRLSSADCHVICLQNCSCVAYASTNVDGTGCEIWTDPCKLWYTDPTNNRSSSSPTSRSIYIREQGPTCMESDSGNNYPGFGGDRDNGNPVVWLIVGASLFLTILVIGFIIYKYKVKVTNIFRKTFYFLRGKIIQLSKAAFYFSREKIIQPSKAAFSYLWRKIIQPMNGFIGRRLLTLRYGSAVDRELLLRELGIDRRGRHRRSARKNNNELNIFSFESVALATDYFSDENLLGEGGFGPVYKGMLISGEEVAIKRLSMASGQGLVEFKNEAMLIAKLQHTNLVQLLGCCIEKDEKMLIYEYMPNKGLDYFLFDPLRKNVLDWRLRFRIMEGIIQGLLYLHKYSRLKVIHRDIKASNILLDEDMNPKISDFGMARIFGAQESKANTRRVAGTFGYMCPEYFREGLFSAKSDVFSFGVLMLEIICGRKNNSFHRDSEGPLNLIVHVWNLFKENRVGEVIDPSLGDSALENPQVLRCFQVALLCVQEKPEDRPSMLDVVSMIYGDGNNALSLPKEPAFYDGPRRSSPDTEVGQPESENASVNRVSITVMEAR